The Corynebacterium pseudopelargi genome contains a region encoding:
- a CDS encoding tetratricopeptide repeat protein, with translation MTEPQFAQGAIDLGALAQQSQRSQPQQEGGAGELQVHAGNVQQLVEMSNSTPVVVLIGTQRSEASVQLRQHFQALGSELPGAFSFAYVDADQAADVAQMFGVRALPTVVALYQGQPLANFEGAQPKDALQQWIKAIQKATGAGGEEAAEQPAEDPRFAEATQALNEGDFDAAIAVYEKILASEPKNVEAQQARDNVRLLQRLEQHQGEDPIAMAEAAPGDVSLAFAAADAQIAAGDASGAFERLIALLRHSSGKEKNEIRERLVELFALYPATDPRVLKARGDMANALF, from the coding sequence ATGACAGAGCCGCAATTTGCCCAAGGCGCGATCGACCTCGGCGCACTTGCCCAACAATCCCAGCGCTCCCAACCCCAGCAGGAAGGCGGCGCAGGCGAGCTGCAGGTTCATGCCGGCAATGTGCAGCAATTGGTAGAGATGTCGAACTCCACACCCGTGGTGGTGCTCATCGGCACCCAGCGCAGCGAGGCATCGGTGCAATTGCGCCAGCACTTCCAAGCGCTGGGATCCGAGCTACCCGGAGCGTTTAGCTTTGCGTATGTTGATGCGGATCAAGCAGCTGATGTGGCGCAGATGTTCGGTGTGCGCGCCTTGCCCACGGTAGTAGCGCTCTACCAAGGCCAGCCCCTTGCCAATTTCGAAGGTGCGCAACCAAAAGATGCCCTTCAGCAGTGGATCAAGGCCATCCAAAAAGCCACCGGCGCCGGCGGAGAAGAAGCAGCAGAGCAGCCAGCAGAGGATCCTCGCTTTGCCGAAGCCACGCAGGCTTTAAATGAGGGCGATTTTGATGCAGCCATCGCGGTGTACGAGAAGATTCTTGCCAGCGAACCTAAAAACGTAGAAGCCCAGCAGGCTCGCGATAATGTGCGTTTGCTTCAGCGCTTAGAACAGCACCAAGGCGAAGATCCCATCGCAATGGCGGAGGCCGCACCTGGGGATGTATCCCTTGCATTTGCTGCCGCAGACGCCCAAATCGCAGCAGGCGATGCCAGTGGTGCGTTCGAGCGTTTGATTGCCCTGTTGCGCCACAGCAGCGGCAAAGAGAAAAACGAGATCCGCGAGCGCCTCGTGGAGCTCTTCGCGCTGTATCCCGCAACTGATCCGAGGGTGCTCAAAGCACGCGGGGATATGGCCAATGCGCTGTTCTAA
- the nucS gene encoding endonuclease NucS codes for MRLVIARCSVDYVGRLQAHLPMADRLLMVKADGSVSIHADDRAYKPLNWMTPPCSLAEESLEDGSTLWVVENKKKEQLRIHIEAVHSELSFELGEDPGLQKDGVEDHLQALLAEHIETLGDDYSLVRREYPTAIGPVDILCRDADGQTVAVEVKRRGGIDGVEQLSRYLELLNRDELLAPVQGVFAAQQIKPQAKTLAEDRGIRCVTLDYDALRGAESQELRLF; via the coding sequence ATGCGTCTCGTTATTGCTCGCTGCAGCGTGGATTATGTAGGTAGGCTCCAAGCCCATTTGCCCATGGCAGATCGATTGCTCATGGTCAAAGCCGATGGGTCAGTATCCATCCACGCCGATGACCGCGCCTATAAGCCCCTGAATTGGATGACGCCACCGTGCTCATTGGCTGAAGAATCACTCGAAGATGGCAGCACGTTGTGGGTGGTCGAAAACAAGAAGAAGGAACAACTGCGCATCCACATCGAGGCAGTGCATTCAGAGCTGAGCTTCGAGCTGGGTGAAGATCCAGGCCTACAAAAAGACGGAGTAGAAGACCACCTGCAAGCACTGCTGGCAGAACATATTGAAACCCTCGGTGATGACTACTCGCTGGTCCGCCGTGAATATCCAACAGCTATTGGGCCTGTAGATATTTTGTGCCGCGATGCCGATGGCCAGACCGTTGCCGTAGAAGTAAAGCGACGCGGCGGTATCGATGGAGTAGAGCAGTTGAGCAGATATTTGGAATTGCTCAACCGCGATGAGCTCCTTGCGCCAGTCCAAGGTGTGTTTGCTGCGCAGCAGATTAAGCCCCAGGCCAAAACCTTGGCGGAAGACCGCGGGATTCGCTGCGTGACCCTGGATTATGATGCGCTTCGCGGTGCGGAGTCACAAGAATTGCGTCTGTTTTAA
- a CDS encoding DUF2550 domain-containing protein, translating into MAFLLFSLVAVFAVFAMLIAWRFITLRSRGTSVTLRRMPAQGVHGWRHGLFRYSGSSLQYYKLRSVLPFANVTFQRKDVALIGHRSLTEHEAEFLSPAQHILTVRFSSKEYELALEPRAEMAFTAWIEAAPDARMERIDVKALRRKMSTNRPSV; encoded by the coding sequence GTGGCGTTTCTCCTATTTTCTCTCGTAGCAGTATTCGCCGTGTTTGCCATGCTCATCGCTTGGCGTTTTATTACTCTTCGCTCGCGTGGCACTTCAGTGACCTTGCGTCGAATGCCGGCTCAGGGCGTGCATGGTTGGCGCCACGGGCTGTTTCGCTATTCCGGCTCCTCACTGCAGTATTACAAGCTTCGCTCTGTTTTGCCCTTTGCCAACGTCACCTTCCAACGCAAAGATGTAGCACTCATCGGCCATCGTTCGCTCACCGAGCACGAGGCCGAATTTTTGTCCCCTGCGCAGCATATTCTTACAGTGCGCTTCTCCTCCAAAGAATATGAACTCGCCCTTGAGCCACGCGCAGAGATGGCCTTTACCGCCTGGATCGAGGCTGCCCCCGATGCGCGCATGGAACGCATCGACGTAAAAGCCCTGCGTAGAAAGATGAGCACAAACCGCCCGAGCGTATGA
- a CDS encoding F0F1 ATP synthase subunit epsilon produces MADITVELVSVERLLWSGKASIVTAQTTEGEIGVLPGHEPMFGQLVEDGVVTIRPIDGAKKVAAVQGGFLSVTTEKVTILADYAIWADEVDTAEAEKNLHSEDEAMKARAGAHLKAVRRSTES; encoded by the coding sequence ATGGCTGACATCACCGTAGAACTGGTCTCCGTCGAGCGACTGCTTTGGTCCGGTAAGGCGAGCATCGTCACCGCGCAGACCACTGAGGGTGAGATCGGCGTGCTGCCCGGCCACGAACCCATGTTCGGCCAGTTGGTCGAAGATGGTGTCGTGACCATTCGTCCCATCGACGGTGCCAAGAAGGTAGCGGCGGTTCAGGGCGGTTTCCTCTCCGTCACCACAGAGAAGGTCACCATCCTTGCCGATTACGCCATCTGGGCCGATGAGGTAGATACCGCCGAGGCGGAAAAGAACCTGCATAGCGAAGACGAGGCTATGAAGGCGCGCGCTGGCGCTCACCTCAAGGCCGTGCGTCGCAGCACTGAGTCTTAA
- a CDS encoding alpha-1,4-glucan--maltose-1-phosphate maltosyltransferase: MIGRLAIEDVRPKVSGRSQPSKAVVGEVVAVSALIWREGHDVISATLNLTAPDGSVRSTTMVRDPFDQDKMHATFSAEEAGHWSFRVDAWSDPIATWRHAVTTKIEAGQSEAELANDLAHGVELFEAAAKNLKNKKDKAALHQAADALRSDDALRARVAPALSHRVSKILEAHPLRELLTRGEEHPVLVERKKAQFSSWYELFPRSTGGWDEHGNPIHGTFASTADALERVARMGFDTVYFPPIHPIGKLNRKGRNNTLIPEPEDVGSPWAIGSAEGGHDATHPELGTLKDFAKLMQRAEALGLEVALDLALQAAPDHPWAKSHPEFFTVLADGTIAYAENPPKKYQDIYPLNFDNAPEKIYKEILRVVEFWIAQGVHTFRVDNPHTKPTNFWHWLISTVHEQHPEVIFLAEAFTRPARLYGLAKAGFSQSYTYFTWKTTKEELEEFGQDIAAMADVMRPNLFVNTPDILHASLQYGGPAMFAIRATLASTMSPLWGVYSGFEIFEHRALHHGSEEYLDSEKFQLRPRDFDGPLHRNESLEPYLTLLNQIRRDHPALQQQRILDFHPTSNEKLLAYSKVDPASGNAVLVVVNLDSEFTQEGTVDLRMDRIGQEDYAEFQVRDLVSAHEFPWRKHTFVRLDPHSDVAHILELPDVRPEAREQLAWRNEVDYHN; the protein is encoded by the coding sequence ATGATCGGCAGACTAGCCATTGAAGATGTCCGCCCTAAGGTTTCCGGCAGGTCACAGCCCTCAAAAGCTGTCGTTGGCGAGGTTGTTGCCGTAAGCGCGCTGATTTGGCGCGAAGGCCACGATGTCATCTCCGCCACCTTAAATCTCACCGCACCCGACGGCTCCGTGCGATCGACCACGATGGTGCGCGATCCTTTCGACCAAGACAAGATGCACGCCACCTTCAGCGCCGAAGAAGCAGGCCACTGGAGCTTCCGGGTGGATGCTTGGTCTGATCCGATTGCCACCTGGCGCCACGCCGTCACCACCAAGATTGAGGCCGGACAGTCCGAAGCTGAACTGGCCAATGATCTTGCCCACGGTGTCGAGCTTTTCGAGGCTGCCGCGAAGAACCTGAAGAACAAAAAAGACAAAGCCGCCCTGCACCAGGCCGCCGATGCGCTGCGCTCAGACGATGCCTTGCGTGCCCGTGTGGCACCGGCGCTTTCGCATCGAGTATCGAAGATCTTAGAGGCGCACCCCTTGCGCGAGCTGCTCACCCGAGGCGAAGAGCACCCAGTGTTGGTGGAACGCAAAAAGGCGCAGTTTTCTAGCTGGTATGAGCTTTTTCCCCGTTCTACTGGCGGCTGGGATGAACACGGCAATCCCATCCACGGCACCTTCGCTAGTACCGCGGATGCACTCGAGCGCGTGGCGCGCATGGGCTTTGATACCGTCTACTTCCCGCCCATCCACCCCATTGGAAAGCTCAACCGCAAAGGCCGCAATAACACCCTGATCCCCGAGCCAGAAGATGTGGGATCGCCTTGGGCCATCGGCTCGGCAGAAGGCGGCCACGATGCCACTCACCCGGAACTTGGCACGCTCAAAGATTTTGCCAAGCTCATGCAGCGCGCCGAGGCACTCGGGCTCGAGGTGGCCTTGGACCTCGCACTTCAAGCGGCACCGGATCACCCTTGGGCGAAAAGCCACCCAGAGTTTTTCACCGTGCTTGCCGATGGCACCATCGCCTATGCCGAAAACCCACCCAAGAAGTACCAGGATATTTATCCTCTCAACTTCGATAATGCCCCGGAGAAGATCTACAAAGAGATCCTTCGGGTGGTGGAGTTTTGGATTGCACAGGGAGTGCACACCTTCCGCGTGGATAACCCCCACACCAAGCCCACCAACTTCTGGCATTGGCTGATCTCTACGGTGCATGAGCAACACCCCGAGGTGATCTTCCTGGCCGAGGCCTTTACCCGCCCGGCGCGCCTTTATGGTTTGGCTAAGGCTGGATTTAGCCAGTCTTATACCTACTTCACCTGGAAAACCACCAAGGAAGAATTAGAAGAGTTCGGCCAAGACATTGCCGCGATGGCCGATGTGATGCGCCCGAACCTCTTTGTCAACACCCCCGATATCTTGCATGCCTCCCTGCAATACGGCGGGCCTGCCATGTTTGCTATCCGCGCGACACTGGCCTCCACCATGTCTCCGCTGTGGGGTGTGTACTCGGGCTTCGAAATTTTCGAGCACCGCGCTTTGCACCACGGCAGCGAGGAATACCTGGATTCTGAAAAGTTCCAGCTTCGCCCCCGCGACTTCGATGGTCCTTTGCACCGCAATGAGTCTTTGGAACCCTACTTAACGCTGCTTAACCAGATCCGACGCGATCACCCCGCTTTGCAGCAGCAGCGCATCTTGGATTTCCACCCCACCAGCAATGAGAAGCTGCTGGCTTATTCCAAGGTAGATCCGGCCAGCGGTAATGCTGTGCTGGTGGTGGTCAATCTTGACTCGGAATTCACCCAAGAAGGCACCGTGGATCTTCGGATGGATCGCATTGGCCAGGAAGACTATGCCGAGTTCCAGGTGCGCGATTTGGTCAGCGCCCATGAATTCCCCTGGCGCAAGCACACCTTTGTGCGTTTAGATCCGCACAGCGATGTTGCCCATATTCTCGAGCTGCCTGATGTTCGACCAGAAGCCCGAGAGCAGCTTGCGTGGCGCAATGAAGTCGATTACCACAACTAA
- a CDS encoding MTH1187 family thiamine-binding protein: MIIAFSVAPTEVPNAQAEMSEAVAEAIRVVRESGLPNETNAMFTLIEGEWDEVMAVVKKATDAVLAVSPRVGLVLKADIRPGYDKQITTKVESVERHLKQGA; encoded by the coding sequence GTGATTATCGCCTTTTCAGTAGCCCCCACCGAGGTGCCAAATGCCCAGGCAGAAATGTCTGAGGCCGTGGCCGAAGCCATCCGGGTGGTGCGTGAATCCGGACTACCCAACGAAACCAACGCCATGTTCACCCTGATCGAAGGGGAATGGGACGAGGTAATGGCGGTGGTGAAAAAGGCCACCGACGCCGTGCTTGCCGTTTCACCACGAGTCGGGCTTGTGCTCAAGGCCGATATACGTCCCGGATACGATAAGCAGATCACCACCAAGGTGGAATCTGTAGAACGCCACTTGAAGCAAGGAGCTTAA
- a CDS encoding ABC transporter ATP-binding protein, translated as MEGMDSSHTAPRDPDLLLDFDEVSLIRGGTTLVGPVNWQVELDERWVIIGPNGAGKTSLLRMAAAEEFPSQGRLWVLGERIGKTDMRDLRASIGMSSAALANRIPANENVGDLVISAGYAILGRWREEYDELDRERATDILEQVGAYHLIDRTWGTLSEGERKRVLVARALMTDPELLLFDEPGAGMDLGGREDLVAYMGDLAMDPDAPAMVVITHHVEEIPLGFTHAMLLDEGSVVAQGLIEDVLTSENLTKAFHQPIEITQLDGRYFARRARRAGSHRR; from the coding sequence ATGGAAGGTATGGATTCTTCACACACCGCGCCGCGCGACCCAGACCTTCTGCTCGACTTCGATGAGGTCTCGTTAATCCGCGGCGGAACCACACTGGTGGGCCCGGTGAATTGGCAGGTTGAGTTAGATGAACGCTGGGTGATTATCGGCCCCAACGGTGCTGGGAAAACCTCGCTATTGCGCATGGCAGCAGCCGAGGAGTTTCCCTCTCAAGGCAGGTTGTGGGTGCTTGGAGAGCGCATCGGTAAAACCGATATGCGCGACCTGCGAGCCTCAATCGGCATGAGCTCGGCGGCCTTAGCCAACCGCATCCCCGCCAATGAAAATGTGGGTGATCTGGTGATCTCAGCCGGCTACGCCATCCTTGGGCGTTGGCGTGAAGAATATGATGAGCTCGACCGCGAACGCGCCACCGACATTTTGGAACAAGTCGGCGCCTACCACCTTATAGATCGCACCTGGGGCACCTTGAGCGAAGGTGAACGCAAGCGCGTGCTCGTTGCCCGCGCGCTCATGACCGATCCGGAGCTTTTGCTTTTCGACGAACCAGGCGCCGGCATGGACCTCGGTGGTAGGGAAGACCTCGTGGCCTACATGGGGGATCTGGCCATGGATCCCGACGCCCCGGCGATGGTGGTTATCACCCACCACGTTGAGGAAATCCCCCTCGGCTTTACCCATGCCATGCTCCTAGACGAGGGCAGCGTGGTGGCCCAAGGCCTGATCGAAGATGTGCTCACCAGCGAGAACCTCACCAAGGCCTTCCATCAACCAATCGAGATCACCCAATTAGACGGGCGATACTTTGCTCGACGCGCTCGACGCGCGGGCAGTCATCGTCGATAA
- the mce gene encoding methylmalonyl-CoA epimerase, whose protein sequence is MSHNVADIEIPHELVICLDHVGIAVPDLDAAVEFYRSAFGWVNHHQETNEEQGVTEAMIGPKNLKETDGMIQLLAPLNEDSTIAKFIDKKGPGLQQMCLRTSDIDELSAHLKQQGVRLLYPEPKRGTGGARINFVHPKDAGGVLLELTEPAA, encoded by the coding sequence ATGAGCCACAATGTAGCTGATATTGAAATCCCCCACGAGCTTGTGATCTGCCTTGATCACGTTGGCATCGCGGTTCCAGATCTCGACGCGGCGGTGGAGTTCTACCGCAGCGCCTTCGGGTGGGTCAATCACCACCAGGAGACGAACGAGGAACAGGGCGTTACCGAGGCCATGATCGGCCCGAAGAACCTCAAGGAAACCGACGGCATGATCCAGTTGCTCGCACCGCTGAATGAGGACTCGACCATTGCCAAGTTCATTGATAAGAAAGGCCCCGGCCTGCAGCAGATGTGCCTGCGCACCTCGGATATTGACGAGCTTTCAGCGCACCTGAAGCAACAGGGCGTTCGCCTGCTCTATCCCGAGCCCAAGCGTGGCACCGGCGGGGCTCGCATCAACTTCGTGCACCCCAAGGATGCTGGCGGAGTACTCCTCGAGCTCACCGAACCTGCTGCCTAA
- a CDS encoding class I SAM-dependent methyltransferase, whose protein sequence is MALSIQEVHYLRTHFAQVQEALQALGPHNKKDQMRQAVQLRQQFGDAGRAVMELASARASSSLPQTWLMDKDSAQQATHPLVAARRAKRIASTMPGATVADVTCSIGAELAALSHEGLRAIGSDIDPARLAMAQHNVAGTPLLQADALAPAVRADVMIADPARRSGGRRIWKPEDLQPPLPTLLDTWHHTPCAIKCAPGLNYSFWEGGVSVVSVDGGVKELCLYSPELLQGREAVLINSAGGIDTLHSDMPDAVAVTEPRRYIIDPDGAIVRAGLVRHYAHRESLSMLDPHIAYLTGNSIPEGTSGFAYIESVGLKQLKTTLQGYDCGSLEILVRGVDVDPDRLRKQLKLRGSQPMAIIIARIGDGAQAMICHPRQHHAVA, encoded by the coding sequence GTGGCACTGAGCATCCAAGAAGTGCACTATCTGCGCACCCACTTTGCACAAGTACAAGAAGCACTCCAAGCACTTGGCCCGCACAACAAGAAAGATCAAATGCGCCAAGCCGTGCAGCTACGCCAACAATTCGGCGATGCAGGCCGGGCGGTCATGGAACTTGCAAGTGCCAGAGCATCCAGCAGCTTGCCGCAGACCTGGCTGATGGATAAAGACTCAGCCCAACAGGCCACACACCCCCTGGTGGCAGCGCGCAGAGCCAAGCGCATCGCCTCCACGATGCCCGGGGCCACCGTGGCAGACGTGACCTGCTCGATCGGTGCCGAACTTGCAGCCTTATCCCACGAAGGGCTGCGCGCCATCGGCTCGGATATCGACCCAGCGCGTCTGGCCATGGCCCAGCACAATGTTGCAGGCACCCCACTGCTGCAAGCCGATGCACTTGCCCCAGCAGTGCGAGCAGATGTGATGATCGCCGATCCAGCACGACGCAGCGGCGGCAGAAGAATCTGGAAACCCGAAGACCTCCAACCGCCACTTCCCACCTTGCTCGATACCTGGCACCACACCCCCTGTGCGATCAAATGCGCACCAGGGCTGAACTACTCCTTTTGGGAAGGGGGAGTATCCGTCGTCAGCGTGGATGGCGGCGTAAAAGAACTCTGCCTGTACTCGCCTGAGCTGCTCCAAGGCCGCGAAGCAGTGCTCATCAATAGCGCCGGGGGCATCGACACGCTGCACTCAGACATGCCAGATGCCGTCGCCGTGACCGAACCGCGCCGCTACATCATTGATCCCGACGGTGCCATCGTGCGCGCCGGGTTAGTGCGCCACTACGCCCACCGCGAATCCTTGAGCATGCTCGATCCCCACATCGCCTACCTCACCGGCAATAGTATCCCCGAAGGCACGAGTGGTTTTGCCTATATCGAATCAGTGGGGCTTAAGCAGTTAAAGACCACACTGCAGGGCTATGACTGTGGCTCGCTTGAAATCCTTGTACGAGGCGTCGATGTAGACCCGGATCGTTTGCGTAAGCAGCTCAAACTGCGAGGCAGCCAGCCGATGGCGATCATCATCGCCCGCATTGGCGATGGTGCGCAGGCGATGATTTGCCATCCGCGCCAACACCACGCGGTAGCGTAG
- the glgB gene encoding 1,4-alpha-glucan branching protein GlgB, whose translation MSEHIHISEHDRHLLTTCRHFNPHGLLGWHLIDERNAVIRTRQLGAERVAVQSGGRRYEMNPIGDDIFAVVVDSTISDYVFEIDWHGGHHSTIADAYHFLPSVGEFDLHLIREGRHERLWEVLGARPSHMGDVAGTAFAVWAPNAAGVAVIGDFCGWNPNQYPMRSLGASGVWELFIPGIGAGEVYKFCIHTHDGRRIDKADPLARQSEAPPATGSVIAGSHYTWNDDAWLEARANTDHISSPMSVYEVHLGSWRQGLSYADLATELVDYVDEMGYTHVEFMPVAEHPFGGSWGYQVSGYYAPSARWGSPDELRRLIDAFHARNIGVIIDWVPAHFPKDDFALGRFDGQPLYEHPDWRRGEQRDWGTYVFDFGRPEVRNFLVANALYWLEEFHVDGLRVDAVASMLYLDYSREEGEWLPNIHGGRENLEAVQFLQEMNATVHKTHQGVLTIAEESTSWPGVTSPTDQGGLGFNLKWNMGWMNDTLEYFSEDPINRMYHHHEITFSLVYAYSERFVLPFSHDEVVHGKGSLWTKMPGDAWNKAAGLRALYAYMYAHPGKKLLFQGQEFGQVLEWSEGRSLDWDDCVGWEGEYHEGLRLMLSDLNRLYRDSSALYTQDDVPEGFSWTKADDAQNNILSFVRYGNNGEKILGTFNFGGTSQPNYKLGVPNGGRWECIFNSDAGVYEGADNCLEPVVTAWDTGWDGYSHSLTVHIPAMSAQFYRWID comes from the coding sequence ATGTCCGAGCACATTCACATTAGCGAGCATGATCGCCACTTGCTCACCACCTGCCGCCACTTCAATCCCCATGGCCTGCTGGGTTGGCACCTCATCGACGAGCGCAACGCGGTGATTCGCACGCGCCAACTCGGCGCAGAACGCGTCGCCGTACAAAGCGGCGGGCGCCGCTATGAAATGAATCCCATCGGCGACGACATCTTCGCCGTGGTGGTCGATTCCACCATCAGCGATTATGTTTTCGAGATCGACTGGCACGGCGGCCACCACTCCACCATCGCCGATGCTTATCATTTCCTGCCCAGTGTTGGTGAATTCGATCTTCATCTCATCCGCGAAGGCCGCCACGAGCGTCTCTGGGAGGTGCTGGGTGCTCGCCCCAGCCACATGGGTGATGTAGCAGGAACCGCATTCGCGGTGTGGGCTCCGAATGCCGCTGGCGTGGCCGTCATTGGCGATTTCTGCGGATGGAACCCTAACCAGTACCCCATGCGTTCCCTGGGCGCTTCGGGCGTATGGGAGCTGTTTATTCCGGGCATCGGTGCTGGCGAGGTGTATAAGTTCTGCATCCATACCCACGATGGGCGCCGCATTGATAAGGCCGATCCGCTGGCACGCCAATCTGAGGCTCCGCCTGCTACCGGCTCGGTGATTGCAGGTAGCCACTACACCTGGAATGACGATGCCTGGCTTGAGGCTCGCGCCAATACTGATCACATCAGCTCTCCGATGAGCGTGTACGAGGTGCACCTGGGCTCTTGGCGCCAGGGGCTAAGTTATGCCGATTTGGCAACGGAGCTGGTGGATTATGTGGATGAGATGGGCTACACGCACGTGGAGTTCATGCCGGTAGCCGAGCACCCCTTCGGCGGTTCTTGGGGCTATCAGGTTTCTGGCTACTATGCTCCCTCGGCCCGCTGGGGTTCGCCCGATGAGCTTCGTAGGCTTATCGACGCCTTCCACGCCCGCAATATCGGCGTGATCATCGACTGGGTGCCTGCGCACTTTCCCAAAGATGACTTCGCTTTGGGCCGCTTCGATGGCCAGCCGCTGTATGAGCACCCCGATTGGCGCCGCGGCGAGCAACGCGACTGGGGCACCTACGTCTTTGACTTCGGACGCCCCGAGGTGCGTAACTTCCTGGTGGCTAATGCCTTGTACTGGCTAGAAGAATTCCACGTCGACGGCCTCAGGGTCGATGCCGTGGCCTCCATGCTGTATTTGGATTACTCCCGCGAAGAAGGCGAGTGGCTGCCCAATATCCACGGCGGCCGCGAAAACCTCGAGGCGGTACAGTTCCTCCAAGAAATGAATGCCACCGTGCACAAGACCCACCAGGGCGTGCTCACTATTGCCGAGGAATCAACCTCCTGGCCTGGGGTTACCTCCCCCACCGATCAGGGCGGTCTTGGCTTTAACCTCAAGTGGAATATGGGGTGGATGAACGACACCCTCGAGTACTTCTCCGAAGACCCAATCAACCGCATGTACCACCATCACGAGATCACCTTCTCCTTGGTATATGCCTACTCTGAGCGTTTCGTTCTTCCCTTTAGCCACGATGAAGTGGTCCACGGCAAGGGCTCCTTGTGGACGAAAATGCCAGGCGATGCCTGGAATAAGGCCGCCGGGCTTCGCGCGCTCTATGCCTACATGTACGCCCACCCAGGCAAGAAGCTGCTCTTCCAAGGCCAAGAATTTGGTCAGGTGCTCGAATGGTCCGAGGGGCGCTCGCTTGACTGGGATGATTGCGTTGGTTGGGAAGGCGAATATCACGAGGGACTTCGCCTAATGCTCAGCGATCTCAACCGCCTCTATCGCGATTCCTCCGCGCTCTATACCCAAGACGATGTGCCAGAAGGCTTTTCTTGGACCAAGGCCGACGATGCACAAAACAACATCTTGTCCTTCGTGCGCTACGGCAACAATGGTGAAAAGATCTTGGGCACCTTCAACTTTGGTGGCACCTCCCAGCCCAACTACAAGCTGGGCGTGCCAAATGGCGGGCGTTGGGAATGCATCTTCAACTCCGATGCTGGAGTGTATGAGGGTGCCGATAACTGCCTGGAACCTGTTGTGACTGCATGGGACACCGGCTGGGATGGCTATAGCCACTCCTTAACAGTGCACATCCCTGCGATGAGTGCGCAGTTCTACCGCTGGATTGATTAA
- a CDS encoding NUDIX hydrolase has protein sequence MTSATALDGRRLAATVLLLRDSVDGLEVYVQERVSSMPTFPNTTVFPGGGVDPRDFLLDPSDNPLIGDSLEHWAQSLHVNQNQAQALLFAAVRELFEETGTFLVAFANGKRIGSAAPFHQQRIMLESHQMSLAEVLDDHNLKIRTDLLRPFARWHSPKQDRHQFDVFSFVAVQPPGQEPDGNTPEVASTGWFAPSLVLDGWRAGLLRLVLPTWAQLKALSHFNCVQDVLEHLKDPNMQPMSEHIAAGDYFEEFMTFQPPRRF, from the coding sequence ATGACTAGCGCTACGGCGCTCGACGGGCGAAGACTAGCCGCTACCGTGCTGTTGCTGCGCGATAGCGTGGACGGACTTGAGGTGTACGTCCAAGAACGTGTGTCTTCTATGCCCACATTCCCCAACACCACCGTCTTTCCAGGTGGGGGAGTAGACCCGCGCGATTTCCTGCTCGACCCAAGCGATAACCCCCTTATCGGCGATTCGCTTGAACACTGGGCCCAAAGCCTGCATGTGAATCAAAACCAAGCCCAAGCGCTGCTCTTTGCCGCAGTCAGAGAACTCTTCGAAGAAACAGGCACCTTCCTCGTGGCCTTTGCCAACGGCAAACGCATCGGTAGCGCAGCACCCTTTCACCAGCAAAGAATCATGCTGGAAAGCCACCAGATGTCTTTAGCCGAGGTATTGGATGATCACAACTTAAAAATCCGCACCGACCTGCTCAGGCCCTTTGCCCGCTGGCATAGCCCAAAACAAGACCGCCACCAATTCGACGTCTTTTCCTTCGTGGCCGTCCAACCACCCGGCCAAGAACCCGATGGCAACACCCCAGAGGTGGCCTCCACCGGCTGGTTCGCCCCCTCATTGGTGCTCGATGGATGGCGCGCCGGGCTGCTCAGGCTCGTGCTGCCTACCTGGGCGCAACTCAAAGCACTGAGCCACTTCAACTGCGTGCAAGACGTCCTCGAACACCTCAAAGACCCAAATATGCAACCCATGAGCGAACACATCGCAGCAGGGGACTACTTTGAAGAGTTCATGACATTCCAGCCCCCAAGGCGGTTCTAG